GGCAAGAATCCCCCCCGTGCGGCTGGTTTCGCTCAACGCCAACAGACGCGCGAGGTCATCCTGATGCAGACAAGGGCGAGCGGCGTCATGCACCAGTACCCACTGCGCGTCGCCAGCGGCTTTCAGACCAGCCAGCACGGAATTAGCACGCTCTTCACCACCATCAACAACGGTGATTTGCGGATGATTCGCCAGAGGAAGTTGAGCAAAGCGGTTATCGCCAGGGCTTATTGCAATGACGACACGTGTCACCCGGGGATGCGCCAGCAGCGCATGCACCGAGTGTTCAAGAATGGTTTGATTACCGATTGAGAGATATTGCTTAGGACATTCCGTTTGCATTCGGCGGCCAAATCCGGCCGCCGGAACCACGGCGCAAACATCCAAATGAGTGGTTGCCATGTTAATTCCTGGGCTGATTTATCGATTGTTTTGCCCCGCAGACTGCGCGCGCTTCGACGCGTCAGGCACCAGACGATAAAAAGTTTCGCCCGGCCTGGTCATGCTGAGTTCATTACGCGCACGCTCTTCGAGCGCCTCCTGGCCGCCATTGAGATCGTCAATTTCGGCAAAAAGCTGATCGTTTCGCGCTTTAAGTTTCGCGTTTGTAGCTTGCTGTGCCGCCACATCATCATTGACGCGGGTATAGTCATGTATACCGTTCTTACCGAACCACAGCGAATACTGTAGCCAGACCAGAATAGCCAGCAACAGCAGCGTTAGTTTACCCATCCTGCCCCCTGAAAAACGGCATCCTCATCCCATGCATCCGAAGACGACTCTACATCCTCTGTTGGGGATACCGCGACAACGCGGGCAAATGTACCACATTTGTCCACTGTTACGTATACCCAGGGCGCGCAGAACATAATCTCATTATTGGTTACGGTTTGAATTATGGACAGAATGAACAGGAAAGAACAGATTAGCCCAACAACCACATAAACAGTGCACCAAACATAATGCCAACGGTGATAAAAGTGAAAACAATACTGTAGCGTAATTTTCCGTCCATCAAGGAGTGCAGCGCAATACCTACCACCACCGCAACAGGCATTAGCGCCAGAAAGAAAGGCCAGGTGTAGATAAAGAAAAACAGCGTGTTAGAGCCATAAATTAACATCGGAATCGCCAGTGCACACAGCCAGGAGACAAAACCGACCACGGCCCCAGGTAGCGACCATATGG
The DNA window shown above is from Escherichia sp. E4742 and carries:
- the ispD gene encoding 2-C-methyl-D-erythritol 4-phosphate cytidylyltransferase; amino-acid sequence: MATTHLDVCAVVPAAGFGRRMQTECPKQYLSIGNQTILEHSVHALLAHPRVTRVVIAISPGDNRFAQLPLANHPQITVVDGGEERANSVLAGLKAAGDAQWVLVHDAARPCLHQDDLARLLALSETSRTGGILAAPVRDTMKRAEPGKNAIAHTVDRNDLWHALTPQFFPRELLHDCLTRALNEGATITDEASALEYCGFHPQLVEGRADNIKVTRPEDLALAEFYLTRTIHQENT
- the ftsB gene encoding cell division protein FtsB, producing MGKLTLLLLAILVWLQYSLWFGKNGIHDYTRVNDDVAAQQATNAKLKARNDQLFAEIDDLNGGQEALEERARNELSMTRPGETFYRLVPDASKRAQSAGQNNR
- a CDS encoding DUF3561 family protein, which gives rise to MRNSHNITLTNSASLTEDEETIWSLPGAVVGFVSWLCALAIPMLIYGSNTLFFFIYTWPFFLALMPVAVVVGIALHSLMDGKLRYSIVFTFITVGIMFGALFMWLLG